A single window of Modestobacter italicus DNA harbors:
- a CDS encoding GNAT family N-acetyltransferase: MGAQAVLRTARLRLVPLAEEHLEAEVALDSDPEVMRYLTGRASTRAEVESRHRARLAAAARVPGLGFWAGFDDAEFVGWWILEPPERPDQGPVAGQAELGYRLLRRHWRRGLATEGARELLRHGFADLGLRRVFAETMAVNTASRATMAALGMTHVRTFSLDLDDPLPGSELGEVEYAVTREEWAAPGGPGPASA; this comes from the coding sequence GTGGGCGCGCAGGCGGTGCTCCGGACGGCCCGGCTGCGGCTGGTGCCGCTCGCCGAGGAGCACCTCGAGGCCGAGGTCGCGCTCGACTCCGACCCCGAGGTCATGCGGTACCTGACCGGCCGGGCGAGCACCCGCGCGGAGGTCGAGTCCAGGCACCGCGCGCGGCTGGCCGCGGCCGCGCGGGTGCCCGGGCTCGGGTTCTGGGCCGGGTTCGACGATGCGGAGTTCGTCGGCTGGTGGATCCTGGAGCCGCCCGAGCGGCCCGACCAGGGGCCGGTCGCCGGCCAGGCCGAGCTGGGCTACCGGCTGCTGCGCCGGCACTGGCGCCGGGGGCTGGCCACCGAGGGGGCGCGCGAGCTGCTCCGGCACGGCTTCGCCGACCTCGGCCTGCGGCGGGTGTTCGCCGAGACCATGGCGGTGAACACCGCCTCCCGCGCCACGATGGCCGCGCTCGGGATGACCCACGTGCGGACCTTCTCCCTCGACCTCGACGACCCGCTGCCCGGCAGCGAGCTCGGCGAGGTCGAGTACGCGGTCACCCGCGAGGAGTGGGCCGCTCCCGGCGGCCCTGGCCCTGCCAGCGCATGA
- a CDS encoding DUF3027 domain-containing protein, with amino-acid sequence MSDSAFPAAHGSAPDEVLAAAVELARTAAVEVAGDPAVVGDHRGVTAEVLADDADPALGVVVTHSFAATLAGYRGWHWAVTLARVPGEDEITLDEVVLLPGDAALLAPAWVPWHERLRPGDLSVGDVLPATEDDHRLVPSYLADDDSADDPAGRVVAEEIGIGRERVLSPLGRIEAAERWRDGDFGPRSAMARHAPGPCATCGFFLPLAGSLRMSLGACANGYSPADGHVVTADYGCGAHSQATLEPSDGEPAEVQLTARYDTADFDVL; translated from the coding sequence GTGTCCGACTCTGCGTTCCCCGCCGCCCATGGCTCCGCCCCGGACGAGGTGCTGGCCGCCGCGGTCGAACTGGCCCGCACGGCCGCCGTCGAGGTGGCCGGGGACCCGGCCGTCGTCGGCGACCACCGGGGCGTGACCGCCGAGGTGCTGGCCGACGACGCCGACCCGGCGCTGGGCGTCGTCGTCACCCACTCCTTCGCCGCGACCCTGGCCGGCTACCGCGGCTGGCACTGGGCCGTGACGCTGGCCCGGGTGCCCGGTGAGGACGAGATCACCCTCGACGAGGTGGTCCTGCTGCCCGGGGACGCCGCGCTGCTCGCGCCGGCCTGGGTGCCCTGGCACGAGCGGCTGCGGCCCGGTGACCTGTCGGTCGGCGACGTGCTCCCCGCCACCGAGGACGACCACCGCCTGGTGCCCAGCTACCTCGCCGACGACGACTCCGCCGACGACCCGGCCGGCCGGGTGGTCGCCGAGGAGATCGGCATCGGCCGCGAGCGGGTGCTCTCGCCGCTGGGCCGGATCGAGGCCGCCGAGCGCTGGCGGGACGGCGACTTCGGGCCCCGCTCGGCGATGGCCCGGCACGCCCCCGGCCCCTGCGCCACCTGCGGGTTCTTCCTGCCGCTGGCCGGCTCGCTGCGGATGTCGCTGGGCGCCTGCGCGAACGGCTACTCCCCGGCCGACGGCCACGTGGTGACCGCCGACTACGGCTGCGGCGCGCACAGCCAGGCGACGCTCGAGCCCTCCGACGGCGAGCCGGCCGAGGTGCAGCTCACCGCCCGCTACGACACCGCGGACTTCGACGTCCTCTGA
- a CDS encoding DDE-type integrase/transposase/recombinase, which translates to MKLLDATLQVGMPIENVAEWCRLNGVNERTFYRHRARVVAEGAWSERSRRPLSSPAGTPEWLVTRIVALREELKPDNGADNIHAALVAAVALPGWPTGAAVPARATINRVLGRQDLLARNPAKRPKSSWRRFAYARPRDCFQIDGTEHTLADGSVVVAIDIIDDCSRLWVASHVARAETTAAAITALTGAITEFGAPGLVLADNGSAFTGRIGQANLTRPGRFAATVIAAGSRLIHSSPYHPQTLGKCERLHQTADKLLGHFFTGPAASAAELQTRLDTVRAHYNTRRRHSAVATTPQQAWRSAPVHGGPAQLPLQTDATVHRLTVIPHGTVTLGAHLIRLGARHGGTEITALVNGSHVSFHALGGQLIGQLTLDPTKRYATLTAA; encoded by the coding sequence ATGAAGCTGCTGGATGCGACGTTGCAGGTCGGGATGCCGATCGAGAACGTCGCCGAGTGGTGTCGGCTCAACGGTGTGAACGAGCGGACGTTCTACCGGCATCGGGCGCGGGTGGTCGCCGAGGGCGCGTGGAGTGAGCGTTCTCGGCGGCCGCTGAGCTCACCGGCGGGCACACCGGAATGGCTGGTCACCCGGATCGTGGCGCTGCGCGAGGAACTCAAGCCCGACAACGGGGCGGACAACATCCACGCCGCCCTGGTCGCGGCGGTTGCGCTGCCGGGGTGGCCGACCGGGGCGGCGGTGCCGGCGCGGGCCACGATCAACCGCGTACTGGGCCGCCAGGACCTCCTGGCGCGCAACCCGGCCAAGCGGCCGAAGTCGTCCTGGCGGCGGTTCGCCTACGCCCGGCCGCGGGACTGCTTCCAGATCGATGGCACCGAGCACACCCTCGCCGATGGCAGCGTGGTGGTGGCCATCGACATCATCGATGACTGCTCCCGGCTCTGGGTGGCCTCCCACGTCGCCCGCGCTGAGACCACCGCGGCCGCGATCACCGCGCTGACCGGCGCGATCACCGAGTTCGGTGCACCCGGGCTGGTGCTGGCCGACAACGGCTCGGCGTTCACCGGCCGGATCGGGCAGGCCAACCTGACCCGGCCGGGCCGGTTCGCCGCCACCGTCATCGCCGCCGGATCCCGGTTGATCCACTCCAGCCCCTACCACCCCCAGACGCTGGGCAAGTGCGAGCGGCTGCACCAGACCGCGGACAAGCTGCTCGGCCACTTCTTCACCGGCCCCGCCGCCTCAGCGGCGGAGCTGCAGACCCGGCTGGACACCGTCCGCGCCCACTACAACACCCGCCGCCGGCACTCCGCGGTCGCCACCACCCCGCAGCAGGCCTGGAGGAGTGCGCCGGTGCACGGCGGGCCGGCGCAGCTACCGCTGCAGACCGACGCCACCGTTCACCGGCTCACCGTCATCCCGCACGGCACGGTCACCCTCGGCGCTCACCTGATCCGCCTGGGCGCCCGCCACGGCGGCACCGAGATCACCGCCCTGGTCAACGGCAGCCACGTCAGCTTCCACGCCCTGGGCGGCCAGCTGATCGGCCAGCTGACCCTGGACCCGACCAAGCGCTACGCCACACTCACAGCGGCATAG
- a CDS encoding DUF2771 family protein → MTSAGRTSTGVALLAGLGLLAGCGSSAADDSGASSSGTTAPTVTVQAGGDEIPVDPTQYCLDGDGQRYASTPPIVEVTPDTTISLTVSDAVAEAGWSVQVFDQDLQELIGEVDVPAGEAEFREISTSDVAPPTFYLVVVEDSDPEACSGLSGAWPVGFIRTEAGSLPTASPSGSPAG, encoded by the coding sequence GTGACCTCGGCAGGACGGACGTCGACCGGGGTGGCCCTGCTCGCCGGGCTGGGGCTGCTGGCCGGCTGCGGGAGCTCCGCGGCCGACGACAGCGGGGCGAGCAGCAGCGGGACCACCGCGCCCACCGTCACCGTGCAGGCCGGCGGGGACGAGATCCCGGTCGACCCCACGCAGTACTGCCTGGACGGCGACGGCCAGCGCTACGCCAGCACGCCGCCGATCGTCGAGGTCACCCCGGACACCACGATCTCGCTGACCGTCTCCGACGCGGTGGCGGAGGCCGGCTGGAGCGTGCAGGTCTTCGACCAGGACCTGCAGGAGCTGATCGGGGAGGTCGACGTGCCCGCCGGCGAGGCGGAGTTCCGCGAGATCAGCACCTCCGACGTGGCGCCGCCGACCTTCTACCTGGTGGTCGTGGAGGACTCCGACCCCGAGGCGTGCAGCGGCCTGTCCGGGGCCTGGCCGGTGGGCTTCATCCGCACCGAGGCCGGCAGCCTGCCGACCGCCAGCCCGTCGGGGTCACCGGCCGGCTGA
- a CDS encoding MFS transporter, whose product MPDTPAPRARRRLRAGRAPEPGVETHPLGIPRQQTRPLPVVGAGPVEDTRPGAPAAAPWEPAAGPRKPTVTRVAAARTRELSGATVRRVRAYGRADGAGETGLAGLFWVNALHVAGDAMIAVSLAGTLFFAAASDAQRGNVALYLLVTMAPFALVAPVIGPALDRLQRGRRWALAGSLLGRALLAVFMAVHHDDLGLYPAALGVLVLSKAFNVLRAAVVPRVLPAAMSLTSANARMSVLGLAAGGVFGALGAGTASLLGFGWELGATAAVFAVAAVLALRLPPHVDVPGEEEDPADVLRTTPMAVPGSRRRATTPHVVTALRATAALRGLSGFLTIFSAFLVQATVSSGWEATVALGGIAVAAGVGSFVGTGIGARLQTASPDRVVLAAAGAAAAITVLAAFFFSLPMAALVAGVAAVTNALGKAALDAIIQREVPDSLRASAFARSETWLQLAWVLGGALGVALPTTGWLGFTVAAALLVLAVGLTLWSLRTRRARRTTDREAWT is encoded by the coding sequence GTGCCCGACACCCCTGCTCCGCGCGCCCGGCGGCGGCTGCGCGCCGGCCGGGCACCGGAGCCCGGGGTGGAGACGCACCCGCTCGGCATCCCGCGGCAGCAGACCCGGCCGCTGCCGGTCGTCGGCGCCGGGCCGGTCGAGGACACCCGGCCGGGGGCACCGGCCGCGGCGCCGTGGGAGCCGGCGGCCGGGCCGCGGAAGCCGACCGTCACCCGGGTGGCCGCGGCCCGCACCCGCGAGCTCAGCGGCGCCACCGTCCGCCGGGTGCGCGCCTACGGCCGGGCCGACGGTGCCGGTGAGACCGGGCTGGCCGGGTTGTTCTGGGTGAACGCCCTGCACGTGGCCGGCGACGCGATGATCGCCGTCTCGCTGGCCGGCACGCTGTTCTTCGCCGCCGCCTCGGACGCGCAGCGCGGCAACGTCGCGCTCTACCTGCTGGTCACCATGGCGCCGTTCGCGCTGGTGGCCCCGGTCATCGGCCCGGCGCTGGACCGGCTGCAGCGCGGCCGCCGCTGGGCGCTGGCCGGCAGCCTGCTCGGCCGCGCCCTGCTGGCCGTGTTCATGGCCGTCCACCACGACGACCTGGGGCTGTACCCGGCGGCGCTGGGCGTGCTGGTGCTGAGCAAGGCGTTCAACGTGCTGCGGGCCGCCGTCGTCCCCCGGGTGCTGCCCGCGGCGATGTCGCTGACCTCGGCCAACGCCCGGATGTCGGTCCTCGGCCTGGCCGCCGGCGGGGTGTTCGGCGCCCTCGGGGCGGGCACCGCCTCGCTGCTCGGGTTCGGCTGGGAGCTGGGCGCGACCGCGGCGGTGTTCGCCGTCGCCGCCGTCCTCGCGCTCCGGCTGCCCCCGCACGTCGACGTCCCCGGCGAGGAGGAGGACCCGGCCGACGTGCTGCGCACCACGCCGATGGCGGTGCCCGGCAGCCGCCGCCGGGCCACCACGCCGCACGTGGTCACCGCGCTGCGGGCCACCGCGGCGCTGCGCGGGCTCAGCGGCTTCCTCACCATCTTCTCGGCGTTCCTCGTGCAGGCCACCGTGTCCAGCGGCTGGGAGGCCACGGTCGCCCTCGGCGGCATCGCCGTCGCGGCGGGCGTCGGCAGCTTCGTGGGCACCGGCATCGGCGCCCGGCTGCAGACGGCGAGCCCGGACCGGGTGGTGCTGGCCGCGGCCGGCGCGGCGGCGGCGATCACCGTGCTGGCCGCCTTCTTCTTCAGCCTGCCGATGGCCGCCCTGGTGGCCGGGGTCGCGGCGGTCACCAACGCGCTGGGCAAGGCCGCGCTCGACGCGATCATCCAGCGCGAGGTGCCCGACAGCCTGCGGGCGTCGGCGTTCGCCCGCTCGGAGACCTGGCTGCAGCTGGCCTGGGTGCTCGGCGGCGCGCTCGGCGTCGCGCTGCCGACCACCGGCTGGCTCGGTTTCACCGTCGCCGCGGCGCTGCTCGTGCTCGCCGTCGGCCTCACCCTCTGGAGCCTGCGCACCCGCCGGGCCCGCCGCACCACCGATCGGGAGGCCTGGACGTGA
- a CDS encoding DUF2530 domain-containing protein translates to MPTRPSPPPLQVDTARVVHVGMALWAGALVVLLVLGDRVDRVWTWTCVAALVLAVLGLALMRWQGQGRRERPTPRG, encoded by the coding sequence GTGCCCACCCGCCCCTCTCCCCCGCCGCTGCAGGTCGACACCGCCCGCGTGGTGCACGTCGGCATGGCGCTGTGGGCGGGCGCGCTCGTGGTGCTGCTGGTCCTCGGCGACCGGGTGGACCGGGTGTGGACCTGGACCTGCGTGGCCGCGCTCGTGCTGGCGGTGCTCGGGCTGGCCCTCATGCGCTGGCAGGGCCAGGGCCGCCGGGAGCGGCCCACTCCTCGCGGGTGA
- a CDS encoding AMP-binding protein, whose protein sequence is MTQPALPSYSSGTSTVPLLGDTIGADLDRTAARVGDHEALVECASGRRWTYPELVADVDACALGLDALGVGKGDRVGIWAPNCAEWVFVQYGTAKLGAVLVNINPAYRTHELKYVLQQAGISVLVAAPEFKTSDYRAMVAEVREDCPELRTVVFLGDPEWEQLLATGRAADRALLTERAAQLSPDDPINIQYTSGTTGFPKGATLTHHNLLNNGFFVGEGCGYTEADRVCIPVPYYHCFGMGMGNLGCTSHGATMVIPAPGFDPAATLQAVQDERCTSLYGVPTMFIAELALPGFSSYDLSSLRTGIMAGSPCPVEVMKRVVDEMGMTEVTICYGMTETSPVSTQTGADDDLDRRTSTVGRTHPHLESKVVDPETGLTVPRGTPGELCTRGYSVMLGYWDEPEKTAEVLDAARWMHTGDLAVMDEAGYLNIVGRIKDMVIRGGENVYPREVEEFLYTHPDIVDAQVIGVPDERYGEELMAWVQLREGAEPLTAEALRAFCAGKLAHFKVPRYVKVVDGFPMTVTGKVRKVEMREVSVTELGLEAAAAVRNA, encoded by the coding sequence ATGACCCAGCCTGCGCTGCCGTCCTACAGCAGCGGCACCTCCACGGTGCCCCTGCTCGGCGACACGATCGGGGCGGACCTCGACCGGACGGCAGCGCGGGTGGGTGACCACGAGGCGCTGGTGGAGTGCGCCTCGGGCCGCCGCTGGACCTACCCTGAGCTGGTCGCCGACGTCGACGCCTGCGCGCTCGGGCTCGACGCCCTGGGCGTCGGCAAGGGCGACCGGGTCGGCATCTGGGCGCCCAACTGCGCCGAGTGGGTCTTCGTGCAGTACGGGACGGCGAAGCTCGGCGCCGTCCTGGTCAACATCAACCCGGCCTACCGCACCCACGAGCTCAAGTACGTGCTGCAGCAGGCGGGGATCTCGGTGCTGGTCGCAGCGCCGGAGTTCAAGACCAGCGACTACCGGGCCATGGTCGCCGAGGTCCGTGAGGACTGCCCGGAGCTGCGCACCGTCGTCTTCCTCGGCGACCCGGAGTGGGAGCAGCTGCTGGCCACCGGCCGCGCCGCCGACCGCGCCCTGCTCACCGAGCGGGCGGCCCAGCTGAGCCCGGACGACCCGATCAACATCCAGTACACGTCGGGCACGACCGGCTTCCCCAAGGGCGCCACGCTCACCCACCACAACCTGCTCAACAACGGGTTCTTCGTCGGCGAGGGCTGCGGCTACACCGAGGCCGACCGGGTCTGCATCCCGGTGCCCTACTACCACTGCTTCGGCATGGGCATGGGCAACCTCGGCTGCACCTCGCACGGCGCGACGATGGTCATCCCCGCCCCGGGCTTCGACCCCGCGGCGACCCTGCAGGCGGTGCAGGACGAGCGGTGCACGTCGCTGTACGGCGTCCCGACCATGTTCATCGCCGAGCTCGCGCTGCCCGGCTTCAGCTCCTACGACCTGTCCAGCCTGCGCACCGGGATCATGGCCGGCTCACCGTGCCCGGTGGAGGTGATGAAGCGGGTGGTCGACGAGATGGGGATGACCGAGGTGACCATCTGCTACGGCATGACCGAGACCTCCCCGGTGTCCACCCAGACCGGCGCGGACGACGACCTGGACCGCCGCACCTCCACCGTCGGCCGCACCCACCCGCACCTGGAGTCCAAGGTCGTCGACCCCGAGACCGGGCTGACCGTGCCGCGCGGGACGCCGGGGGAGCTGTGCACCCGCGGCTACTCGGTGATGCTCGGCTACTGGGACGAGCCGGAGAAGACCGCCGAGGTGCTCGACGCCGCCCGCTGGATGCACACCGGCGACCTCGCGGTGATGGACGAGGCGGGCTACCTCAACATCGTCGGCCGGATCAAGGACATGGTGATCCGCGGCGGGGAGAACGTGTACCCGCGCGAGGTGGAGGAGTTCCTCTACACCCACCCGGACATCGTCGACGCGCAGGTGATCGGCGTCCCGGACGAGCGGTACGGCGAGGAGCTGATGGCCTGGGTGCAGCTGCGGGAGGGAGCCGAGCCGCTGACCGCCGAGGCGCTGCGGGCGTTCTGCGCCGGCAAGCTCGCCCACTTCAAGGTGCCGCGGTACGTGAAGGTCGTCGACGGCTTCCCGATGACCGTCACCGGCAAGGTCCGCAAGGTCGAGATGCGCGAGGTGTCGGTCACCGAGCTGGGCCTGGAGGCAGCCGCCGCCGTCCGCAACGCCTGA
- a CDS encoding cold-shock protein, whose product MPSGKVKWFNAEKGFGFLAHEGGPDVYVHKDALPAGTTELRPGQRVEFGIVAGRRGDQALQVQVLDPLPSVVAATRRKPDDLVPIIEDVIQLLDGVSEGLRHGRHPDKPTARKVAAVLRAVAGDLEG is encoded by the coding sequence GTGCCCAGCGGCAAGGTGAAGTGGTTCAACGCGGAGAAGGGCTTCGGCTTCCTCGCCCACGAGGGCGGCCCGGACGTGTACGTGCACAAGGACGCGTTGCCCGCCGGGACGACGGAGCTCAGGCCCGGCCAGCGGGTCGAGTTCGGCATCGTCGCCGGCCGCCGGGGTGACCAGGCGCTGCAGGTCCAGGTGCTCGACCCGCTGCCGTCGGTGGTGGCCGCGACCCGCAGGAAGCCCGACGACCTGGTGCCGATCATCGAGGACGTCATCCAGCTGCTGGACGGCGTGTCCGAGGGGCTGCGGCACGGCCGGCACCCGGACAAGCCGACGGCGCGCAAGGTCGCCGCTGTCCTCCGCGCGGTCGCCGGCGACCTGGAGGGCTGA